In Pseudomonas oryzicola, one DNA window encodes the following:
- the dsdA gene encoding D-serine ammonia-lyase, whose amino-acid sequence MIHGKTLQAWCNSYPLIEDLVALRETRWFNPHIAPAAEALADVGLNAADVSAASARLARFAPYLASVFADTSASGGIIESPLRPLPKLHATLLQAAGLPLSGSLWLKADSELPIAGSIKARGGIHEVLKHAEELALAAGLINLDSDYRVLAGDPARQFFSQYKVAVGSTGNLGLSIGIISARLGFQATVHMSADARQWKKDKLRSHGVTVVEYASDYSMAVEQGRQQAAADPTCYFVDDENSPHLFLGYAVAAERLARQFAAAGIQVDAEHPLFVYLPCGVGGGPGGVAFGLKLIWGDHVHCLFAEPTHSPCMFLGVYSGLHDATSVQDFGIDNITAADGLAVGRPSGFVGKAMQRLLDGYYTVSDETLYRLLVLAHDLENARLEPSALAGMPGLVKVLDSPEYLARMGLSSERMARATHLVWGTGGSMVPAAEFAAYLGKGRAI is encoded by the coding sequence ATGATTCACGGCAAGACGCTGCAAGCATGGTGCAACAGCTACCCCCTGATCGAGGACCTGGTCGCACTGCGCGAAACCCGCTGGTTCAACCCGCACATCGCCCCGGCCGCAGAGGCCCTGGCCGATGTCGGCCTGAACGCCGCCGACGTCAGTGCGGCCAGCGCCCGGCTGGCACGCTTTGCCCCGTACCTGGCCAGCGTATTCGCGGATACCAGCGCCTCTGGCGGCATCATCGAATCGCCATTGCGCCCACTGCCCAAGTTACACGCCACCTTGCTGCAGGCGGCCGGCCTGCCCCTCAGCGGTTCCCTGTGGCTCAAGGCCGACAGCGAACTGCCGATCGCCGGCTCGATCAAGGCCCGCGGTGGTATTCATGAGGTGCTCAAGCACGCCGAGGAGCTGGCCCTGGCGGCCGGCCTGATCAACCTCGACAGCGACTATCGGGTATTGGCCGGCGACCCGGCCCGGCAGTTTTTCAGCCAGTACAAGGTTGCGGTCGGTTCGACCGGCAACCTCGGCCTGTCGATCGGCATCATCAGTGCCAGGCTGGGGTTCCAGGCCACCGTCCACATGTCGGCCGATGCCCGGCAGTGGAAGAAGGACAAACTGCGCAGCCATGGCGTGACCGTGGTCGAGTATGCCAGCGACTACAGCATGGCGGTGGAGCAAGGGCGCCAGCAGGCGGCGGCGGACCCAACCTGCTACTTCGTCGACGATGAGAACTCGCCGCACCTGTTCCTCGGCTACGCCGTGGCCGCCGAGCGGCTTGCCAGGCAGTTTGCCGCGGCCGGTATCCAGGTGGATGCCGAGCACCCGTTGTTCGTCTACCTGCCCTGCGGCGTCGGTGGTGGGCCTGGTGGCGTGGCGTTCGGCCTGAAGCTGATCTGGGGCGACCATGTGCACTGCCTGTTCGCCGAACCCACCCACTCGCCGTGCATGTTCCTGGGGGTCTACAGCGGGCTGCATGACGCCACCAGCGTGCAGGATTTCGGCATCGACAACATCACCGCCGCCGACGGCCTGGCGGTGGGCCGCCCTTCCGGCTTCGTTGGCAAGGCCATGCAGCGCTTGCTCGATGGCTATTACACGGTCAGCGACGAAACCCTGTACCGGTTGCTGGTGCTGGCCCATGACCTGGAAAATGCACGGCTGGAGCCTTCGGCGCTGGCCGGCATGCCGGGGCTGGTCAAGGTGCTCGACTCGCCCGAATACCTGGCACGCATGGGCTTGTCGAGCGAGCGTATGGCCAGGGCCACGCACCTGGTGTGGGGGACCGGTGGCAGCATGGTGCCGGCGGCGGAATTCGCCGCCTACCTGGGCAAAGGCCGGGCCATCTGA
- a CDS encoding histone-like nucleoid-structuring protein, MvaT/MvaU family yields MSRLAEFRALEHLLAAKKSELSFIKIDPHLKREFEFEGKLRDLLAEYQFGLSDILAIRGIEDEDSKHSWSPPLPLRRFRARQCKYYRNPYTGEMVEAKSTLNKTLQLWMQQYGREEVKRWATVWY; encoded by the coding sequence ATGTCCAGACTTGCCGAATTCCGTGCACTCGAACACCTGCTCGCCGCCAAGAAGTCCGAACTCTCTTTCATAAAAATCGATCCGCACCTCAAGCGCGAATTCGAGTTCGAAGGCAAACTCCGCGACCTGCTCGCCGAATACCAATTCGGCTTATCGGATATATTGGCAATCAGAGGGATCGAGGACGAAGATAGCAAGCATTCATGGTCGCCCCCTTTACCACTCCGCCGCTTCAGGGCACGGCAATGCAAGTACTACAGAAACCCGTACACCGGTGAGATGGTAGAAGCGAAGAGCACGTTAAACAAAACACTACAATTGTGGATGCAACAGTACGGCCGCGAGGAGGTGAAACGCTGGGCAACTGTGTGGTACTGA
- a CDS encoding sugar phosphate isomerase/epimerase family protein: protein MTDRMFSLAALTVLELSPPDMVEAAARAGYSHVGLRLVPATEQEQHFPLVADGDLRRKTQARLRDTGVKVLDLEILRLKADSCVASFEPILAVGAELGGTELLVAGNDPDEARLTERFAALCDLAAGYGIYPHLEFMPWTDVRDLRQAMRVVANADRVNGCVLVDAFHFNRSSCSLHDLAQLAPQRMRYAQLCDVAGPVPADMNEILRQARNERRFPGEGDADLVGLLRGLPSNVPLSLEIPTRQLLAQGISGEQRARMALEKAMAVLGKV, encoded by the coding sequence ATGACTGATCGAATGTTTTCGCTGGCGGCACTGACTGTGCTCGAACTGTCGCCACCCGACATGGTTGAAGCGGCAGCCCGCGCCGGTTACAGCCACGTTGGCCTGCGCCTGGTGCCTGCCACCGAACAGGAACAGCATTTTCCGCTGGTGGCCGATGGCGACCTGCGCCGCAAGACCCAGGCGCGTTTGCGCGATACGGGCGTCAAGGTGCTGGACCTGGAAATCCTGCGCCTGAAGGCGGACTCCTGTGTGGCCAGTTTCGAGCCGATTCTGGCAGTGGGTGCAGAACTGGGCGGTACAGAGCTTCTGGTGGCTGGCAACGATCCGGACGAGGCGCGCTTGACCGAGCGTTTTGCCGCGCTGTGCGACCTGGCGGCGGGCTACGGTATTTATCCGCATCTGGAGTTCATGCCCTGGACCGATGTGCGTGACCTGCGCCAGGCCATGCGGGTGGTGGCCAATGCCGACCGCGTCAATGGCTGCGTGCTGGTGGATGCGTTCCACTTCAACCGCTCCAGCTGTTCGTTGCATGACCTGGCGCAGCTGGCGCCGCAGCGCATGCGCTACGCCCAGTTGTGCGACGTCGCTGGCCCGGTGCCGGCCGACATGAACGAAATCCTGCGCCAGGCACGCAATGAACGGCGCTTTCCGGGCGAGGGCGATGCCGACCTGGTCGGCCTGCTGCGCGGCTTGCCATCGAACGTACCGCTGAGCCTGGAAATACCCACGCGGCAGCTACTGGCGCAGGGCATCAGTGGGGAACAGCGTGCGCGCATGGCACTGGAGAAAGCCATGGCGGTGCTGGGCAAGGTCTGA
- a CDS encoding IclR family transcriptional regulator: protein MAGSQIERAFSLVEHLAGEPQGLPLQTLAERLDIPKSAAHRMLAELVRLGYVRQNRDNSRYQLSAKLVALGFRYLSSSGADIIQPILDRLAQDSGELVRLGVIDGARQTWIAKSQGARSGLRYDPDMGRDAPLFYTASGHAWLASLNDEQALQMVLRQGIADPARFGPNAPRSTDELLAYLHRARERGYAWVEETSAVGTSAMAAVVRRPQSDEVIGVLSIAGPSARLAQGRLAELAPLLLAATEELSAASRASELFA, encoded by the coding sequence ATGGCTGGTAGTCAGATCGAACGCGCCTTCAGTCTTGTCGAACACCTTGCCGGTGAGCCGCAGGGGCTGCCGTTGCAAACCCTGGCCGAGCGCCTGGACATCCCCAAGAGCGCTGCCCACCGCATGCTCGCCGAGCTGGTACGGCTGGGCTACGTGCGGCAGAACCGGGACAACAGCCGCTACCAGCTGTCGGCCAAACTGGTGGCATTGGGCTTCCGTTACCTGTCCAGTAGCGGTGCCGACATCATCCAGCCGATTCTCGACCGCCTGGCCCAGGACAGCGGCGAACTGGTGCGCCTTGGCGTGATCGACGGCGCCCGCCAGACCTGGATTGCCAAGTCCCAGGGCGCCCGCTCGGGGCTGCGCTACGACCCGGACATGGGCCGCGACGCACCGCTGTTCTACACGGCGTCCGGGCATGCCTGGCTGGCCAGCCTGAACGACGAGCAGGCGTTGCAGATGGTGTTGCGCCAGGGCATCGCCGACCCGGCCCGGTTCGGCCCGAATGCGCCACGCTCAACCGATGAGCTGCTGGCGTACCTGCACCGGGCCCGTGAACGCGGTTATGCCTGGGTCGAGGAAACCTCGGCCGTTGGTACCTCGGCCATGGCTGCGGTCGTGCGGCGCCCGCAAAGCGACGAGGTAATCGGCGTGTTGAGCATCGCCGGGCCCAGCGCGCGTCTGGCGCAAGGCCGCCTGGCAGAGCTGGCGCCGCTGTTGTTGGCGGCGACGGAGGAGTTGTCGGCAGCCAGCCGGGCCAGCGAACTGTTCGCCTGA
- the alr gene encoding alanine racemase yields the protein MPFRRTLLAASLALLITGQAPLYAAPPLSMDNGTTALTVQNSNAWVEISASALQHNIRTLQAELGGKSKLCAVLKADAYGHGIGLVMPSIIAQGVPCVAVASNEEARVVRASGFTGQLVRVRLASLGEVEDALQYDMEELVGSAEFARQLDALAERHGKTLRIHLALNSSGMSRNGVEMATWSGRGEALEITDQKHLRLVALMTHFAVEDKDDVRKGLAAFNEQTDWLIKHAKLDRSKLTLHAANSFATLEVPEARLDMVRTGGALFGDTVPTHTEYQRVMQFKSHVAAVHSYPAGNTVGYDRTFTLSRDSRLANITVGYSDGYRRVFTNKGHVLINGHRVPVVGKVSMNTLMVDVTDFPDVKGGNEVVLFGKQAGGEITQAEIEEINGALLADLYTVWGSSNPKILVD from the coding sequence ATGCCATTTCGCCGTACCCTCCTGGCTGCCTCCCTCGCTCTGCTGATCACTGGCCAAGCCCCGCTGTACGCCGCACCGCCGCTGTCGATGGACAACGGCACCACCGCCCTGACTGTGCAGAACAGCAACGCCTGGGTCGAAATCAGTGCCAGCGCGCTGCAGCACAACATTCGTACCTTGCAGGCCGAGCTGGGCGGCAAGTCCAAGCTGTGCGCCGTGCTCAAGGCCGATGCCTATGGCCACGGCATCGGCCTGGTGATGCCATCGATCATTGCCCAGGGCGTGCCCTGCGTGGCGGTGGCCAGCAACGAGGAAGCCCGAGTGGTCCGTGCCAGTGGCTTCACCGGGCAGCTGGTGCGGGTGCGCCTGGCCAGCCTCGGTGAGGTGGAGGATGCCCTGCAGTACGACATGGAAGAACTGGTCGGCAGCGCCGAGTTCGCGCGCCAGCTCGATGCCCTGGCCGAGCGTCACGGCAAGACCCTGCGCATCCACCTGGCGCTCAATTCCAGCGGCATGAGCCGCAACGGCGTGGAAATGGCTACCTGGTCCGGCCGTGGCGAAGCACTGGAAATCACCGACCAGAAGCACCTCAGGCTGGTCGCGCTGATGACCCACTTCGCCGTGGAAGACAAGGACGATGTGCGCAAAGGCCTGGCTGCCTTCAACGAGCAGACCGACTGGCTGATCAAGCATGCCAAGCTTGACCGCAGCAAGCTCACCCTGCACGCGGCCAACTCCTTCGCGACGCTGGAAGTGCCGGAAGCGCGCCTGGACATGGTGCGCACCGGCGGCGCGCTGTTCGGCGATACCGTGCCGACGCACACCGAATACCAGCGTGTCATGCAGTTCAAGTCGCATGTGGCGGCAGTGCACAGCTACCCGGCCGGCAACACTGTCGGCTACGACCGCACCTTCACCCTGAGCCGTGATTCGCGCCTGGCCAACATTACCGTCGGCTACTCCGATGGCTACCGCCGCGTGTTCACCAACAAAGGCCATGTGCTGATCAACGGCCACCGCGTACCGGTGGTGGGCAAGGTGTCGATGAACACATTGATGGTCGATGTCACCGACTTCCCCGATGTGAAGGGTGGCAACGAAGTAGTGTTGTTCGGCAAGCAGGCCGGGGGCGAAATCACCCAGGCCGAGATCGAGGAAATCAACGGCGCGCTGCTGGCCGACCTGTACACCGTATGGGGCAGCTCCAACCCGAAGATTCTCGTCGACTGA
- a CDS encoding MFS transporter — MNHSRTTPAAPRTHQGSIGDKLRGAFAVGKTRWGMLALVFFATTLNYIDRAALGIMQPILAKEMSWTAMDYANINFWFQVGYAIGFLLQGRLIDKVGVKRAFFCAVLLWSLATGAHGLATSAAGFMVCRFILGLTEAANYPACVKTVRLWFPAGERAIATGLFNAGTNVGAMVTPALLPLILAVWGWQAAFIAMGSLGLVWVVLWVLKYYNPEDHPRVRQSEVEYIQQGDTAEPSRVPFSRILRLRGTWAFAVAYAITAPVFWFYLYWLPPFLNQQYSLGINVTQMGIPLIIIWLTADFGSIGGGVLSSWLIGRGMRATTARLVSMLIFACTMLSVTFAANASGLWVAVAAISLAVGAHQAWTANIWSLVMDYTPRHLVSTVFGFGSMCAAIGGMFMTQIVGSVLTATNNNYALLFTLIPAMYFLALVWMYFMAPRKVEHA, encoded by the coding sequence ATGAACCACTCCAGGACCACTCCCGCCGCCCCTCGGACGCACCAAGGTTCGATCGGCGACAAGCTTCGCGGCGCCTTCGCCGTCGGCAAGACCCGCTGGGGCATGCTTGCCCTGGTATTCTTCGCCACCACCTTGAACTACATCGACCGTGCCGCGCTGGGCATCATGCAGCCAATCCTGGCCAAGGAAATGAGCTGGACGGCGATGGACTACGCCAACATCAACTTCTGGTTCCAGGTCGGCTACGCCATCGGATTCCTGCTGCAAGGCCGGTTGATCGACAAGGTCGGGGTAAAGCGCGCGTTCTTCTGCGCCGTGCTGCTATGGAGCCTGGCCACCGGCGCCCATGGCCTGGCCACGTCGGCCGCCGGTTTCATGGTCTGCCGCTTCATCCTCGGCCTGACCGAGGCGGCCAACTACCCGGCCTGTGTGAAGACCGTGCGCCTGTGGTTCCCGGCGGGGGAGCGCGCCATCGCCACCGGCCTGTTCAATGCCGGTACCAACGTCGGCGCCATGGTCACCCCGGCCCTGTTACCGCTGATCCTGGCGGTGTGGGGCTGGCAGGCCGCGTTCATCGCCATGGGTAGCCTGGGCCTGGTGTGGGTGGTGCTGTGGGTGCTGAAGTACTACAACCCGGAAGACCATCCCCGCGTGCGCCAGAGCGAGGTGGAATACATCCAGCAGGGCGATACCGCCGAGCCAAGCCGCGTGCCGTTCAGCCGCATTCTGCGCCTGCGTGGCACCTGGGCCTTCGCGGTGGCCTATGCGATTACCGCGCCGGTGTTCTGGTTCTATCTGTACTGGTTGCCACCGTTCCTCAACCAACAGTACAGCCTGGGTATCAACGTGACCCAGATGGGTATCCCGCTGATCATCATCTGGCTGACAGCGGACTTCGGCAGCATCGGCGGCGGCGTCCTGTCGTCCTGGCTGATCGGGCGTGGCATGCGCGCCACCACGGCGCGGCTGGTATCGATGCTGATCTTCGCCTGCACCATGCTCAGCGTCACCTTCGCCGCCAACGCCAGTGGCCTGTGGGTCGCGGTGGCCGCCATTTCGCTGGCGGTGGGCGCGCACCAGGCGTGGACGGCCAATATCTGGAGCCTGGTGATGGACTACACACCCCGGCACCTGGTGAGTACGGTGTTCGGCTTCGGCAGCATGTGCGCGGCGATTGGCGGCATGTTCATGACCCAGATCGTCGGCAGCGTACTGACCGCCACAAACAACAACTATGCGCTGTTGTTCACCCTGATTCCGGCCATGTACTTCCTGGCGCTGGTGTGGATGTACTTCATGGCGCCGCGCAAGGTCGAGCACGCCTAG
- a CDS encoding FAD-dependent oxidoreductase yields the protein MPSALIETECDVLVVGSGAAGLAAAVTAAWHGQNVIVVEKEPVFGGATAWSGGWAWVPRNPLARRAGIEESIEQPRTYLRNELGAYYNAERVDAFLEACPHMVAFFEKHTALQFADGNGIPDMHGDTPGAAQGGHQVIAAPYDAREVEALLPRLRKTLRETSFIGMPIMAGADLAAFLNMTRSPKALLHVCKRLGHHLYHLARYGRAMHLVNGVALVARLAKSAQDLGVQLQASAPARRLLIENGQVCGAVIATPQGDRPVRAKAVVLAAGGFPNDTVRRQQLFPRDASGHDHLALPPKGCSGDGLRLGESAGGVVATDLKSPVAWAPVSQVPRRDGSVGHFPHIIERGKPGIIGVLANGKRFVNEAHGYYDYVAAMVAAVPPDDEVCSWLVCDHRFLRRYGLGHARPAPLPVWPHIRSGYLRRGATLEALAKACGIDPFGLCATVSDFNSHARNGQDPAFGRGSTAFNRKQGDPQHEGPNPCVAPIEHGPFYAVKVQPGCFGTFAGLRTDGNARVLDEAGQPIAGLYAAGTDMASVFGGWYPSGGINLGPALTFGYVAGRHIAGAREYECD from the coding sequence ATGCCTTCCGCTCTCATTGAAACCGAATGCGATGTACTGGTCGTAGGGTCCGGCGCCGCCGGGCTGGCTGCTGCGGTGACGGCTGCCTGGCATGGGCAGAACGTCATCGTGGTGGAAAAGGAGCCGGTGTTCGGCGGCGCCACCGCCTGGTCCGGCGGCTGGGCCTGGGTGCCGCGCAACCCGCTGGCACGCCGGGCCGGCATCGAGGAAAGCATCGAGCAACCGCGCACCTACCTGCGTAACGAACTGGGGGCGTATTACAACGCCGAGCGGGTCGACGCCTTCCTCGAAGCCTGCCCGCACATGGTGGCGTTCTTTGAAAAGCACACGGCATTGCAGTTTGCCGATGGCAACGGGATACCGGACATGCATGGCGATACCCCGGGTGCGGCCCAGGGTGGGCACCAGGTGATTGCCGCGCCCTATGACGCCCGCGAGGTGGAAGCACTGCTGCCCCGCCTGCGCAAGACCCTGCGCGAGACTTCGTTCATCGGCATGCCGATCATGGCCGGTGCCGACCTGGCCGCCTTCCTCAACATGACCCGTTCGCCCAAGGCCTTGCTGCATGTATGCAAGCGCCTTGGCCACCACCTGTACCACCTGGCCCGCTATGGCCGGGCGATGCACCTGGTCAACGGTGTGGCATTGGTGGCGCGCCTGGCCAAGTCGGCACAGGACCTCGGCGTGCAACTGCAAGCGTCGGCACCGGCCAGGCGCCTGCTGATCGAGAACGGCCAGGTGTGCGGGGCAGTGATAGCCACACCGCAGGGCGATCGACCGGTGCGTGCCAAAGCCGTGGTGCTGGCGGCAGGCGGCTTCCCCAACGATACGGTGCGGCGCCAGCAACTGTTCCCGCGCGATGCCAGCGGCCATGACCACCTGGCCCTGCCGCCCAAGGGCTGCTCGGGCGACGGCCTGCGCCTGGGCGAGTCGGCTGGCGGCGTGGTTGCGACCGACCTGAAATCGCCGGTGGCGTGGGCGCCGGTTTCACAAGTACCGCGCCGCGACGGTAGCGTCGGCCACTTCCCGCACATCATCGAGCGTGGCAAGCCGGGCATCATCGGCGTGCTGGCCAACGGCAAGCGTTTCGTCAACGAAGCACATGGCTATTACGATTACGTGGCGGCCATGGTTGCGGCCGTACCGCCGGATGACGAGGTGTGTTCGTGGCTGGTCTGCGACCACCGTTTCCTGCGCCGCTATGGCCTGGGCCACGCTCGCCCGGCCCCATTGCCGGTGTGGCCGCACATACGCAGCGGCTACCTCAGGCGCGGCGCCACGCTCGAAGCGTTGGCCAAGGCCTGCGGTATCGACCCGTTCGGGTTGTGCGCCACGGTCAGCGACTTCAACAGCCACGCCCGTAACGGCCAGGACCCCGCCTTCGGCCGTGGTTCCACAGCGTTCAACCGCAAGCAGGGCGACCCGCAGCATGAAGGGCCCAACCCCTGTGTGGCACCGATCGAGCACGGGCCGTTCTATGCCGTGAAGGTACAACCGGGCTGCTTTGGAACCTTCGCCGGGCTGCGCACCGACGGCAATGCCCGCGTGCTGGATGAGGCCGGGCAACCGATCGCCGGGCTGTACGCAGCGGGTACCGACATGGCCAGTGTGTTCGGCGGCTGGTACCCGTCCGGTGGCATCAACCTGGGCCCGGCGCTGACCTTCGGCTATGTGGCCGGGCGGCATATTGCCGGGGCGCGGGAATACGAATGCGACTGA
- a CDS encoding Gfo/Idh/MocA family protein: MNAPLRIALIGAGSMGRQHYRHLLNVPQARLCAVADPGPQAEAFAAECGVPCFADHRHMLESVRPDAVIVANPNNLHVVTALDCIEAGVPVLVEKPVGVHLEEVRALVEASRRRNVPVLVGHHRRHNPLISRARQVISAGKLGRLINVTALWQLQKPDSYFETPWRREPGAGFLLTNLIHDLDLLRHLCGEVEQVQAFTRSDVRGYANEDSAAVLLQFANGALGSLTGSDAVAAPWSWELGSGESPVYPRQHGQPCYLLAGTLGALSIPQLKRWHYAEAGAGWHAPLLQSEESIPAGEALTLQLQHFVRVARGEQAPLVDAADGGRTLALIEAIRKAAESGRACMPEQVV, translated from the coding sequence TTGAACGCACCCCTTCGTATCGCCTTGATCGGCGCTGGCAGCATGGGCCGCCAGCATTACCGGCATCTGCTCAATGTGCCGCAAGCGCGCCTGTGTGCCGTGGCCGACCCAGGCCCGCAGGCCGAGGCCTTCGCCGCGGAATGCGGCGTGCCCTGTTTCGCCGACCATCGGCACATGCTGGAAAGCGTACGGCCCGATGCCGTGATCGTCGCCAACCCGAACAACCTGCATGTCGTCACCGCGCTGGACTGCATCGAGGCCGGCGTCCCCGTGTTGGTCGAAAAGCCGGTGGGCGTGCACCTGGAGGAAGTACGCGCACTGGTCGAGGCCTCGCGTCGGCGCAATGTGCCGGTACTGGTCGGCCATCACCGCCGGCACAACCCGCTGATCAGCCGAGCCCGTCAGGTGATCAGCGCTGGCAAGCTGGGGCGGTTGATCAACGTCACCGCGCTGTGGCAATTGCAAAAGCCCGACAGCTACTTCGAAACCCCATGGCGCCGCGAGCCGGGTGCCGGTTTCCTGCTGACCAACCTGATCCATGACCTCGACCTGCTGCGTCACCTGTGTGGCGAGGTGGAGCAGGTGCAGGCCTTCACCCGCAGCGATGTGCGCGGTTATGCCAACGAAGACAGTGCAGCGGTGCTATTGCAATTCGCCAATGGCGCGTTGGGTAGCCTGACCGGTTCCGACGCGGTAGCCGCGCCCTGGAGCTGGGAGCTGGGCTCTGGCGAAAGCCCGGTGTACCCGCGTCAGCACGGCCAGCCTTGCTACCTGCTGGCTGGCACCCTGGGCGCGCTGAGCATTCCCCAGCTCAAGCGCTGGCACTACGCCGAGGCGGGCGCGGGTTGGCATGCGCCGCTGTTGCAGAGTGAGGAAAGCATCCCCGCCGGCGAGGCATTGACCCTCCAGCTGCAGCACTTTGTGCGGGTGGCCCGAGGCGAACAGGCGCCGCTGGTCGATGCGGCCGATGGAGGGCGTACCCTGGCCTTGATCGAAGCGATCCGCAAGGCAGCGGAAAGCGGTCGGGCCTGTATGCCCGAGCAGGTGGTCTGA
- a CDS encoding lipocalin-like domain-containing protein, with protein sequence MRRSLRVLLCGLLSGLLGGCEQPTEQSYAGLGQQAAAFSQVTRGQHLAFPRDHGAHDGFRIEWWYVTANLQDARQRDWGVQWTLFRSALRPGPETAGWNSPNLWLGHAALTGPGGHQSAETLARGGIGQAGVQAQPFRAWINDWTLQGSAGIDNLQMLAATEGFRYDLQLHSDGPLVLHGEQGYSEKSGKGQASYYYSQPFYHVRGYVQRGGQCIAVTGRAWLDREWSSQPLAPGQTGWDWFSLHLDNGAKLMLFQVRQAQGEAYRAGTWVGPQGQVVALSGAQIQLQAQAWARQKNGKQVPTRWRVRVPGQGLDVQAEALEPQAWMDTRFPYWEGPVRLTGSAGGRGYLEMTGY encoded by the coding sequence ATGAGGCGTAGCCTGCGCGTACTGCTGTGTGGCTTGCTAAGTGGCTTGTTGGGTGGCTGCGAGCAGCCAACGGAGCAGAGCTATGCCGGGCTCGGCCAGCAGGCGGCGGCGTTCAGCCAGGTGACTCGTGGCCAGCACCTGGCCTTTCCACGCGACCATGGGGCGCATGATGGGTTTCGCATCGAATGGTGGTACGTCACCGCCAACCTGCAGGATGCCCGCCAGCGGGACTGGGGCGTGCAGTGGACACTGTTCCGCTCGGCCCTGCGCCCCGGCCCGGAAACTGCCGGCTGGAACAGCCCGAACCTGTGGCTGGGTCACGCGGCGTTGACCGGCCCGGGCGGCCACCAGTCGGCTGAGACCCTGGCGCGCGGCGGCATCGGCCAGGCCGGCGTTCAGGCCCAGCCGTTCCGGGCGTGGATCAATGACTGGACGCTGCAGGGCAGCGCTGGCATCGACAACCTGCAGATGCTGGCCGCTACCGAAGGCTTTCGCTATGACTTGCAACTGCACAGCGACGGGCCCTTGGTGTTGCACGGCGAGCAGGGCTACAGCGAGAAGTCCGGCAAGGGGCAGGCTTCGTACTATTACAGCCAGCCGTTCTACCACGTGCGTGGGTACGTACAGCGTGGTGGTCAGTGTATTGCTGTCACAGGCCGGGCCTGGCTGGACCGGGAGTGGAGCAGCCAGCCATTGGCCCCCGGGCAGACCGGCTGGGACTGGTTTTCGCTGCACCTGGACAACGGCGCCAAGCTGATGCTGTTCCAGGTGCGCCAGGCCCAGGGCGAGGCGTATCGCGCCGGCACCTGGGTGGGCCCGCAAGGTCAGGTGGTGGCGCTGTCGGGCGCGCAGATCCAGCTGCAGGCGCAGGCCTGGGCGCGGCAGAAAAACGGCAAGCAGGTGCCGACGCGGTGGCGGGTTCGGGTGCCGGGGCAGGGCCTGGATGTGCAGGCCGAGGCGCTGGAGCCGCAGGCGTGGATGGACACCCGCTTCCCATACTGGGAAGGGCCGGTGCGGTTGACCGGGAGTGCGGGTGGGCGCGGTTATCTGGAAATGACCGGGTACTAG